In one Streptomyces sp. NBC_00597 genomic region, the following are encoded:
- a CDS encoding SCO5389 family protein: protein MSLDVSPALLEQAERGEVDEAAFVDCVRTSLPFAWEMISSLVAQLKVDGGEFADNQTPPPDEQARGQLLRALASDAIRGALQRHFGVRLAFQNCHRVAVFPLDPSSDDRLAKFTSIRGQLLNQSPELRDC, encoded by the coding sequence ATGTCGCTCGACGTCTCACCGGCCCTACTCGAACAGGCCGAGCGAGGCGAGGTCGACGAAGCCGCTTTCGTCGACTGCGTCCGGACCTCCCTGCCCTTCGCGTGGGAGATGATCAGCTCGCTGGTGGCCCAGCTGAAGGTGGACGGCGGAGAGTTCGCCGACAACCAAACGCCGCCGCCCGACGAGCAGGCGCGTGGCCAGCTTCTGCGTGCCCTCGCGAGTGACGCGATACGTGGTGCGCTGCAGCGGCACTTCGGGGTGCGCCTGGCGTTCCAGAACTGCCACCGTGTGGCCGTGTTCCCGCTGGATCCTTCCTCGGACGACCGGCTCGCCAAGTTCACTTCGATCCGTGGCCAGCTGCTCAACCAGTCGCCCGAGCTCCGGGACTGCTGA
- a CDS encoding LLM class flavin-dependent oxidoreductase, protein MRVGAFVLAAQFPGQGQGEALHRAVRTAEVAEEAGLDSVWLAEHHFVPYGVCPSAVTLAALLLGRTRRLRVGTAVSVLPSTHPVALGEQAALLHLTSGGRFTLGVGRGGPWVDLEVFGGGLGAYEKEFPQDLDLLRRWLTEPRVAAAGERYGFREVAVVPRPSEALDGDGSGPEVIVACTSPASVLLAAERGLPMLLGMHCGDEEKAAMVALYRRTAAAAGHCPDAPHVSAGVCQLADRTVDAREALLKAMPGWLKQGLDAHVTVDGRARAMRDPVAYTELLCDLHPVGTPRLAADRLAATAERTGITRFALMSEGSGDLASTEENVRRLGDEVLPRLG, encoded by the coding sequence AGGGGCAGGGGGAGGCGCTGCACCGGGCGGTGCGGACGGCGGAGGTGGCCGAGGAGGCCGGGCTGGACTCGGTCTGGCTCGCAGAGCACCATTTCGTCCCGTACGGGGTCTGCCCGTCGGCGGTGACCCTGGCGGCCCTGCTGCTGGGGCGGACCCGGCGGCTGCGGGTGGGCACGGCGGTGAGCGTGCTGCCGAGCACGCATCCGGTGGCCCTCGGGGAGCAGGCGGCACTGTTGCACCTGACCTCGGGCGGCCGGTTCACCCTGGGGGTGGGCCGGGGCGGGCCCTGGGTGGACCTGGAAGTGTTCGGCGGAGGCCTGGGCGCCTACGAGAAGGAATTCCCGCAGGACCTCGACCTGCTGCGGCGCTGGCTGACCGAGCCGCGGGTAGCGGCCGCCGGCGAGCGGTACGGGTTCCGCGAGGTGGCCGTCGTACCCCGCCCGTCGGAGGCGCTGGACGGGGACGGATCAGGGCCGGAAGTGATCGTCGCCTGCACCTCCCCCGCGTCGGTGCTGCTGGCCGCCGAGCGGGGGCTGCCGATGCTGCTGGGCATGCACTGCGGGGACGAGGAGAAGGCGGCGATGGTCGCGCTGTACCGGCGTACGGCCGCGGCCGCGGGCCACTGCCCGGACGCCCCGCACGTTTCGGCGGGCGTGTGCCAGCTGGCGGACCGCACGGTGGACGCCCGGGAGGCCTTGTTGAAGGCGATGCCGGGCTGGCTGAAGCAGGGGCTGGACGCACACGTGACCGTGGACGGCCGGGCACGCGCGATGCGGGACCCCGTCGCCTACACGGAGCTGCTCTGCGATCTGCACCCCGTGGGCACCCCGCGGCTCGCGGCGGACCGGCTGGCGGCCACGGCGGAGCGGACGGGCATCACGCGGTTCGCCCTGATGTCCGAGGGGTCCGGCGATCTCGCCTCGACGGAGGAGAACGTACGGCGCCTCGGCGACGAGGTCCTGCCCCGCCTCGGCTGA